One Setaria italica strain Yugu1 chromosome II, Setaria_italica_v2.0, whole genome shotgun sequence DNA segment encodes these proteins:
- the LOC101765734 gene encoding F-box/kelch-repeat protein At1g30090 has product MRRVRVSSHNAPVHKLGDAQMALTPKFRLATTNTPAPPPPPEDLQQPAWDTPLIPGLPDDAALTCLLRLPVAAHGACRLVCRRWHHLLADKARFFSQRRALGLRSPWLFTLAFHRCTGKIQWKVLDLGHLAWHAIPAMPCRDRACPRGFGCVAVPGDGALLVCGGLVSDMDCPLHLVLRYDVYRNRWTVVTRMLAARSFFAGGVIDGRVYVAGGYSTNQFELNSAEVLDPDKGVWQPIASMGINMASSDSAVISGRLYVTEGCAWPFFSSPRGQIYDPKINQWEAMPVGMREGWTGQSVVIDGRLFVISEYERMKVKIYDPETDSWDSVSGPPMPERIMKPFSVSCLDSRIVVVGRGLHVAIGYVDKQPAGGGNSGNRSSSYSVCWQDVDVPKEFSDLTPSSSQILHA; this is encoded by the coding sequence ATGCGCCGCGTCCGGGTCTCCTCCCACAACGCCCCCGTCCACAAGCTCGGCGACGCGCAGATGGCGCTCACGCCCAAGTTCCGCCTCGCCACCACCAacacccccgcgccgccgccgcccccggaggACCTGCAGCAGCCGGCCTGGGACACGCCGCTGATCCCGGGCCTCCCCGACGACGCCGCGCTGacctgcctcctccgcctccccgtcGCGGCGCACGGCGCCTGCCGCCTCGTGTGCCGCCGCTGGcaccacctcctcgccgacAAGGCCCGGTTCTTCTCCCAGCGGCGGGCGCTGGGCCTCCGGTCCCCCTGGCTCTTCACCCTCGCCTTCCACCGCTGCACGGGGAAGATCCAGTGGAAGGTGCTCGACCTCGGCCACCTCGCCTGGCACGCCATCCCGGCCATGCCGTGCCGGGACCGGGCCTGCCCGCGCGGCTTCGGCTGCGTCGCCGtccccggcgacggcgcgctCCTCGTCTGCGGCGGCCTCGTCTCCGACATGGACTGCCCGCTCCACCTCGTGCTCAGGTACGACGTCTACAGGAACAGGTGGACCGTCGTGACCCGGATGCTCGCCGCCCGCTCCTtcttcgccggcggcgtcaTTGATGGCCGGGTCTATGTCGCCGGAGGCTACAGCACCAACCAGTTTGAGCTCAATTCGGCTGAGGTTCTTGATCCGGACAAGGGCGTTTGGCAGCCGATCGCTAGTATGGGCATAAACATGGCTTCATCTGATTCAGCTGTGATCAGTGGTAGGCTGTATGTCACTGAAGGATGCGCGTGGCCGTTCTTCTCGTCGCCGAGAGGGCAGATCTATGACCCAAAGATCAACCAGTGGGAGGCGATGCCGGTCGGGATGAGGGAAGGTTGGACAGGGCAGAGTGTGGTCATTGACGGGCGTCTGTTTGTGATTTCAGAGTATGAGAGGATGAAGGTTAAGATCTATGATCCGGAGACAGATTCATGGGACTCGGTCAGTGGTCCTCCGATGCCCGAGCGGATTATGAAGCCCTTCTCGGTCAGTTGTCTGGACAGCAGGATAGTTGTCGTCGGCCGAGGTCTCCATGTAGCCATTGGGTATGTTGATAAGCAGCCTGCTGGTGGCGGCAATTCTGGTAACAGGAGTTCAAGCTACTCCGTTTGTTGGCAAGATGTGGATGTTCCCAAGGAATTCAGTGATCTGACACCTTCAAGCAGCCAGATTCTGCATGCTTAA